In Companilactobacillus allii, one genomic interval encodes:
- a CDS encoding SLAP domain-containing protein has product MRRSIILSGILFSSLIFGATTTPAVVNAAEEVTAAATKDADTDVTANISYYDATNNLVGTETLTGAVGSTQTLNSIPAGYALQNAGNKTITLVNANGAKSYEQSVFVNKVVSNNIIFKTADESEVGRTTVSSEKVGDKVDLTDEQIPSGYAASDKSVTIQTDGNTQIVTVTKVDPISSFKGVVTTGKDNVSLYQVDGSAIKSRALAPNSAWSVDKKLVLNGVTYYRVATSEWAKGSDVTVEGDSTSTDTNTDTNTDTDTNTDATLPDGIVKADKTAVTTISEGSTTLYKADGTAIKNRGLGGKTSWLTTKMATINGEKMYKVATNEWVAAKDIK; this is encoded by the coding sequence ATGAGAAGATCGATAATTTTAAGTGGTATTTTATTTTCAAGTTTGATTTTTGGAGCAACAACAACACCTGCAGTAGTTAACGCTGCTGAAGAAGTAACTGCAGCTGCTACAAAAGATGCTGATACAGACGTTACTGCTAATATCAGTTATTATGATGCAACTAACAATTTGGTTGGAACTGAAACATTGACTGGTGCTGTGGGTTCAACACAAACTTTGAACAGTATTCCAGCAGGATATGCATTACAAAATGCTGGTAATAAGACTATTACTTTGGTTAACGCTAATGGTGCTAAATCATATGAACAATCAGTTTTTGTTAACAAGGTTGTTTCAAACAATATTATATTCAAAACTGCAGACGAATCAGAAGTCGGCAGAACTACTGTTTCATCAGAAAAAGTTGGAGATAAAGTAGACTTAACTGATGAGCAGATTCCTAGTGGATATGCTGCTAGTGATAAGTCAGTAACCATCCAAACAGATGGTAATACACAAATCGTCACAGTAACAAAGGTTGATCCTATCTCTAGCTTTAAAGGTGTAGTAACAACTGGCAAAGATAATGTAAGTTTATATCAAGTCGATGGAAGTGCTATTAAGTCACGTGCCCTAGCACCAAATTCAGCTTGGTCAGTTGATAAGAAGTTGGTCTTAAATGGAGTAACTTATTATCGTGTAGCTACAAGTGAGTGGGCTAAAGGTTCTGATGTAACTGTTGAAGGTGACAGTACAAGTACAGACACAAATACTGATACAAACACGGATACTGACACTAATACAGATGCAACGCTACCTGATGGAATTGTAAAGGCTGATAAAACCGCTGTTACAACAATATCTGAGGGTAGTACAACTTTGTATAAAGCCGATGGAACTGCAATTAAAAACCGTGGATTAGGTGGCAAGACTAGCTGGTTAACAACTAAGATGGCTACTATTAATGGTGAAAAGATGTATAAAGTTGCTACAAATGAATGGGTTGCTGCTAAAGATATTAAATAA
- a CDS encoding NADP-dependent oxidoreductase, translating into MKAVVINEYGNVDKLQMENITIPEIADDEVLVEVKATSVNPIDWKLREGYLAESIPLKFPIILGWDVAGVITRTGRKVKEFKTGDKVLARPDLTNRGTYAEYTAVKEDKLALLPENVSYEEAAALPLAGMTAWQGVYDYLEVKPGQKVLMQGGAGGVGIIAIQLLKHIGAHVYTTASAKNEEFLKSLGAERVIDYHDTDFSKELNDLDAVFDTVGGDTLAKSYSVLKQGGRLITIAGNIDEDLAKAKDITAQSIWLRPNGKQLTQLVNLVSEGVVKVIIDSTHPFTQDGVKAAQEVSESHHAKGKIVISMK; encoded by the coding sequence ATGAAAGCAGTAGTTATTAATGAGTACGGTAATGTAGATAAACTACAAATGGAAAACATCACTATTCCAGAAATAGCCGATGATGAAGTATTGGTTGAGGTGAAAGCTACATCGGTCAATCCAATTGACTGGAAACTTCGTGAGGGATATTTGGCAGAATCGATCCCATTAAAGTTTCCTATTATATTAGGTTGGGATGTTGCAGGTGTTATTACAAGAACTGGACGAAAGGTTAAAGAATTCAAGACTGGCGATAAAGTCTTGGCCCGTCCTGATTTAACAAATCGTGGAACTTATGCTGAATATACAGCAGTCAAAGAGGATAAATTAGCTTTACTACCGGAGAATGTCTCATATGAAGAAGCTGCTGCATTACCATTGGCTGGAATGACAGCTTGGCAGGGTGTATATGATTACTTGGAAGTTAAACCTGGACAAAAAGTTCTCATGCAAGGAGGTGCCGGTGGTGTTGGTATCATTGCCATTCAATTGTTGAAACATATTGGTGCACATGTGTATACGACGGCTAGTGCTAAGAACGAAGAATTCTTGAAGAGTCTGGGAGCTGAGCGTGTGATCGATTATCATGATACTGACTTTTCAAAGGAATTGAATGACCTAGATGCCGTTTTTGATACTGTTGGTGGCGATACCTTGGCTAAGAGCTATTCTGTTCTGAAACAAGGTGGTCGACTCATTACCATTGCAGGCAATATAGATGAAGATTTGGCGAAAGCAAAAGATATCACCGCCCAAAGTATTTGGCTGAGACCAAATGGTAAACAATTGACACAACTAGTTAATTTGGTGAGTGAAGGCGTTGTTAAAGTTATCATTGATAGCACACATCCATTCACTCAAGATGGTGTGAAAGCTGCTCAAGAGGTTAGTGAATCACATCATGCTAAAGGTAAAATTGTTATTTCTATGAAATAA
- a CDS encoding amino acid permease, with protein MEKKTLSRSLSSRQMQMIALGGTIGVGLFMGSASTIKWTGPSVLLAYALAGLILYMVMRALGEMLYVDPSTGSFAKYATEYIHPVVGYLTAWSNVFQYLVVGISEVIAVGTYLEFWWPSMPKWIAGVVVVVTLCVANLTSVKAYGELEFWFALIKVVTIIFMIILGLLVIIFGVGNHGHPVGISNLWVNGGFFTGGLKGFVFALSIVVASYQGVEVIGITAGEAEDPQNNIVRAIRSIVGRILIFYIGAIFVIVSIYPWDKLGTIGSPFVETFAKVGITFAAEIINFVMLTAAMSGCNSGIFSSSRMLYTLGLEKYLPKSFTKLSPHKVPYIPVITISAGILIGLILNYTLPVLFHTSSNIFVIVYSSSVLPGMVPWFVILISELRFRKQNAEHMKNHPFKMPLYPISNYLSIVALLIILVFMFMNPETTVSLMVGVVFLIVMTAIYFLHERGRDHTQTNATSTDEAFAEEDEK; from the coding sequence ATGGAGAAGAAAACATTAAGTCGGAGCCTTTCATCTAGACAAATGCAGATGATCGCTCTTGGGGGAACAATCGGTGTCGGACTATTTATGGGGTCAGCTTCCACCATCAAGTGGACCGGTCCATCCGTATTGTTGGCTTATGCTTTAGCAGGGCTAATTCTTTACATGGTCATGCGAGCCCTTGGTGAAATGCTCTATGTGGATCCTTCCACTGGTTCATTTGCCAAATATGCTACAGAATATATCCATCCTGTTGTTGGTTACTTAACAGCTTGGAGCAATGTCTTCCAGTACTTAGTAGTAGGAATAAGTGAAGTTATTGCTGTTGGTACTTACTTGGAGTTTTGGTGGCCCAGTATGCCAAAGTGGATTGCCGGAGTTGTTGTAGTTGTCACTTTATGTGTCGCTAACCTTACTTCTGTTAAAGCTTATGGTGAATTGGAATTTTGGTTTGCTTTAATCAAAGTTGTCACAATTATTTTTATGATTATTCTTGGTCTTTTAGTTATTATTTTTGGTGTTGGTAACCATGGTCATCCAGTTGGTATCAGCAACCTTTGGGTTAACGGTGGATTTTTCACCGGTGGATTAAAGGGATTTGTTTTTGCGTTATCAATTGTTGTTGCCTCATATCAAGGTGTTGAAGTTATTGGTATCACTGCCGGTGAGGCTGAAGATCCACAGAACAATATCGTTCGTGCCATCAGATCGATCGTTGGTAGAATCTTGATTTTCTATATTGGAGCAATTTTTGTTATCGTATCAATTTATCCTTGGGATAAGTTAGGAACAATTGGTTCACCATTTGTTGAAACATTCGCCAAAGTGGGAATTACTTTTGCGGCTGAGATCATCAACTTTGTTATGTTAACTGCTGCTATGTCTGGTTGTAATTCTGGTATCTTCAGTTCCAGTCGTATGCTTTATACACTAGGACTAGAGAAGTACTTACCCAAATCATTCACTAAGTTATCTCCACACAAAGTTCCTTATATACCAGTTATTACAATTTCGGCTGGTATCTTAATTGGTTTGATCTTGAATTATACTTTGCCAGTTTTATTCCACACTTCTAGCAACATATTCGTTATTGTTTATAGTTCCAGTGTTCTACCTGGAATGGTTCCTTGGTTTGTTATCTTGATAAGTGAGCTTAGATTCAGGAAACAAAACGCTGAACATATGAAGAATCATCCCTTCAAAATGCCACTATATCCTATCAGTAACTACTTATCTATCGTTGCCTTACTGATAATCTTAGTATTCATGTTTATGAACCCTGAGACTACAGTGTCACTAATGGTCGGAGTGGTCTTCTTAATAGTAATGACTGCTATCTACTTCCTACATGAACGTGGTAGAGATCATACACAAACTAACGCAACTTCAACTGATGAAGCCTTCGCTGAAGAAGACGAAAAATAA
- a CDS encoding amino acid permease — protein MKEEKLKRSLSSRQMQMIALGGTIGVGLFMGSASTIKWTGPSVLLAYALAGLILYMVMRALGEMLYVDPSTGSFAKFGTEYIHPVVGYLTAWSNVFQWLVVGISEVIAVGTYLSFWWPNAPQWIVGVIVVVTLCIANLTSVKAYGELEFWFSLIKVVTIIFMIVLGFLVILFGVGNHGHPVGFSNLWANGGFFTGGLKGFIFALSIVVASYQGIEVIGITAGEAENPKETITHAIRSIVGRILIFYIGAIFVIVTIYPWNKLGTMGSPFTETFAKFGITFAAEIINFVVLTAALSGCNSGIFSSSRMLYTLGIENRLPKAFTKLSRHKVPYLPVIVISTGILIGLILNYALPLIFHTSNNIFVIVYSSSILPGMVPWFVILFSELRFRKQNAEQMVDHPFKMPFYPLSNYLSIAALVVILFFMFLNPETTVSLLVGVVFLVVMTLIYFIREHRIDKNDNVRKD, from the coding sequence ATGAAAGAGGAAAAATTAAAACGAAGTCTTTCATCTCGACAAATGCAGATGATCGCACTGGGTGGAACCATTGGTGTTGGACTATTCATGGGGTCAGCTTCTACCATCAAGTGGACTGGTCCATCAGTATTGTTAGCTTATGCACTGGCCGGGTTGATTCTTTACATGGTTATGCGAGCACTTGGTGAAATGTTATATGTTGATCCTTCAACTGGTTCATTTGCTAAGTTTGGTACAGAGTATATCCATCCAGTGGTCGGATATTTAACCGCCTGGAGTAATGTGTTCCAGTGGTTAGTCGTTGGTATCAGTGAAGTTATTGCTGTTGGTACTTATTTGAGCTTTTGGTGGCCTAATGCCCCACAATGGATCGTTGGAGTGATAGTTGTCGTTACACTATGTATCGCTAATTTAACCTCTGTTAAAGCTTACGGAGAACTAGAATTTTGGTTCTCACTTATCAAAGTCGTTACTATTATCTTCATGATCGTTTTAGGTTTTTTGGTAATTTTATTTGGAGTTGGTAATCATGGTCATCCAGTTGGTTTCAGTAATCTCTGGGCAAATGGTGGATTTTTCACCGGCGGTCTTAAGGGATTCATCTTCGCATTATCGATCGTAGTTGCCTCGTATCAAGGTATCGAGGTTATTGGTATCACTGCTGGTGAAGCCGAAAATCCTAAAGAGACCATAACACATGCGATTCGATCAATTGTCGGTAGAATTTTGATTTTCTATATTGGAGCAATCTTTGTCATAGTAACAATCTATCCTTGGAACAAATTGGGCACAATGGGATCTCCATTTACTGAGACATTTGCCAAGTTCGGTATCACTTTTGCGGCTGAAATAATCAACTTTGTTGTTTTGACTGCTGCTTTGTCGGGTTGTAATTCTGGTATCTTCAGTTCTAGTCGTATGTTATATACATTAGGTATAGAAAACCGTCTTCCAAAGGCATTCACCAAGTTATCTCGCCATAAAGTTCCCTATCTGCCAGTAATCGTTATATCTACTGGTATTCTAATCGGTTTGATTCTTAATTATGCCTTACCACTTATTTTTCACACTTCAAATAATATCTTCGTCATCGTATACAGCTCTAGTATTTTGCCTGGTATGGTCCCATGGTTCGTTATTTTGTTCAGTGAATTAAGATTCCGGAAACAAAACGCTGAACAAATGGTCGATCATCCCTTCAAAATGCCCTTTTATCCCCTTAGTAACTACCTTTCCATTGCAGCTTTAGTAGTTATTTTGTTCTTCATGTTCCTCAATCCTGAAACTACAGTTTCATTATTAGTTGGTGTAGTATTTCTAGTGGTTATGACTCTGATATATTTCATTAGAGAACATCGAATTGATAAAAATGACAATGTAAGAAAAGATTAG
- a CDS encoding AEC family transporter yields MGVFFQSVQGILIIIILIAVGYVLAQKKWFSDESTKMIAKLVTQVALPAYMIYTITHDFTAAKLIKLLPNLVIPCLSMTILIGISVIMIKVLHIDKDHQGLFSSMFFNSNTVFVGLPVNMALFGPESLPYVLVYYMANTTFFWTLGTYLIQVDGEKKGTFNWKTTIGKLLSPPLLGFIIGLILVILHIQLPNFLMSDFQYVGNLTIPLSMIFIGISISNAGLTNVTFHKENVGVLFGRFICAPLLMSALFLFIPGPALMKQVFIIQAAMPVMTNAPVVAKLYHADSNYAAIMVTETTVLSLFVVPVLMMIIK; encoded by the coding sequence ATGGGAGTATTTTTTCAAAGTGTTCAGGGAATTTTAATTATCATTATTTTAATTGCAGTTGGTTATGTTTTGGCTCAAAAAAAGTGGTTCTCAGATGAATCAACCAAAATGATCGCCAAACTGGTTACACAAGTGGCTTTGCCAGCTTATATGATCTATACGATCACACACGACTTTACAGCCGCAAAACTAATTAAGTTATTACCTAATCTAGTGATTCCATGTTTATCTATGACTATCCTTATTGGAATATCGGTCATAATGATAAAGGTGCTTCACATTGATAAGGATCATCAAGGACTATTTTCATCAATGTTCTTCAATTCAAATACCGTATTCGTTGGTTTACCAGTCAATATGGCCTTATTTGGACCAGAAAGTCTACCTTATGTTTTGGTTTACTATATGGCCAATACGACCTTCTTTTGGACATTAGGAACTTATTTAATCCAAGTAGATGGCGAAAAAAAAGGAACTTTCAATTGGAAGACAACTATCGGTAAGTTGCTATCACCACCATTATTGGGTTTCATTATTGGTTTGATCTTAGTTATTCTACATATTCAGTTACCAAACTTTCTAATGTCTGATTTCCAATATGTTGGTAATTTAACGATCCCACTATCAATGATATTCATTGGTATTTCAATTTCTAACGCCGGTTTGACCAACGTCACCTTCCACAAGGAAAACGTCGGAGTGTTATTTGGAAGATTCATCTGTGCTCCACTATTGATGAGTGCCTTATTTCTATTCATTCCCGGCCCAGCATTAATGAAACAAGTCTTCATCATCCAAGCTGCCATGCCAGTCATGACCAACGCTCCAGTCGTTGCCAAGCTTTATCATGCGGATTCTAATTATGCGGCTATTATGGTCACAGAAACAACCGTTCTTAGTTTGTTCGTGGTTCCAGTTTTGATGATGATTATCAAATAG
- a CDS encoding TMEM175 family protein, whose translation MKKERFEAFTDAVLAIILTILTLELRLPEDNHSINALISVVPQFVTYIFTFLSISTMWINHHYLFVHVKEIDNRILWYNIILLFWVSLLPATTAWVGSDILARVPAILYAVNILLYNMSFAFLRNSVTKKVADTKSGKIINRTKNLEWISFFINFISLLITFFIPPFVFVGITINMILWSISNFKN comes from the coding sequence ATGAAAAAGGAGAGATTTGAGGCATTTACTGATGCCGTTTTGGCAATAATATTAACCATACTTACACTTGAACTACGATTGCCAGAGGATAATCATAGTATCAATGCACTTATAAGTGTAGTGCCACAATTTGTTACGTATATATTTACCTTTCTATCTATTTCAACTATGTGGATCAATCACCATTATCTGTTTGTCCATGTAAAAGAAATAGATAATAGAATTCTTTGGTACAATATAATCTTACTTTTCTGGGTATCGTTGTTACCAGCAACTACAGCTTGGGTGGGGTCGGATATTCTCGCCAGAGTACCTGCAATTTTATATGCTGTGAATATACTTTTGTATAATATGTCATTTGCCTTTTTACGAAACAGTGTAACCAAGAAAGTAGCAGATACTAAATCGGGGAAAATTATAAATAGAACAAAAAATTTGGAATGGATATCATTTTTTATAAACTTTATTTCTCTGTTAATAACTTTCTTTATTCCACCATTTGTATTTGTCGGAATAACGATAAATATGATCCTTTGGTCAATTTCAAATTTTAAAAATTAA
- a CDS encoding cation:proton antiporter encodes MDLYISAVIILVLVAISNLAAKFIKVIPRTYINLFMGIIFACIPLISKLVIGFDSEFFMSFVIAPLLFFDGQQTRSFLVQRKFKEILGTAIILALISATVGLFAVNKIFKVGLPLALIMIAISTPTDATALDSVREGRDVPKRTEVVLKMESLFNDASGIILLQAAVLWFKTGELSYTRNFGDFLISAVGGVILGAGVAFITMVIRQMIIRSRFNETSSHLLIYFATPILIYLVA; translated from the coding sequence ATGGATCTGTATATTTCAGCAGTCATTATTTTGGTATTAGTTGCCATTAGTAATTTGGCGGCCAAGTTTATCAAAGTAATACCTAGGACTTATATTAATTTATTTATGGGTATTATTTTTGCATGCATTCCTCTTATAAGTAAGCTGGTCATAGGCTTTGATTCAGAATTCTTTATGTCCTTTGTTATTGCACCGTTATTATTCTTTGATGGACAACAAACGAGAAGCTTTTTGGTTCAGAGAAAGTTCAAGGAGATTTTAGGGACCGCAATTATTTTGGCGTTGATTTCAGCAACGGTTGGATTGTTTGCAGTTAATAAGATATTCAAGGTTGGATTACCGTTGGCGCTAATTATGATCGCCATTAGTACACCAACGGACGCAACGGCGCTAGATTCAGTACGTGAGGGTAGAGATGTTCCTAAAAGAACTGAAGTAGTTTTGAAAATGGAGTCATTATTTAATGACGCTTCAGGAATCATCTTGTTGCAAGCAGCTGTCTTGTGGTTCAAAACTGGTGAATTATCATACACGAGAAATTTCGGAGATTTCTTGATTTCTGCAGTGGGAGGAGTAATTCTTGGTGCAGGTGTAGCGTTCATAACGATGGTTATTCGTCAGATGATCATCAGAAGTCGGTTCAATGAGACCTCATCACACTTACTTATTTACTTTGCAACGCCGATTTTGATCTATCTAGTGGCATAG
- a CDS encoding MalY/PatB family protein: MSYDFDKEFDRRNTNSEKWDVLENELPMWIADMDFQTAPEIMEAMKKSIDGGIFGYQFVPDSYYEAVKNWFELEHNFKPETDWMVFSTGVMPSISAIIRHLTDVGDNILLQEPNYNSFYKAIESNGRNVTNSELTYKNDAYQIDWEDLKNKLSDPQTTVMIVCNPHNPTGHIWDAKTLSRIGQLAKDNDVLIISDEIHGDLSMPNNSYIPFASLDESIIDNSISLVSPTKTFNLAMLHASTLFVPNENLRNKVRRAISIDGHNEPGILAIDGTIAAYTKGHDWLSELRQYISINRQLLSDYVAKNIPELTVLKSDATYLAWIDCTKVTDDSAELNEFIRKETGLYLAEGTKYRGNGSEFLRMNLATNKSRVQDGLNRLERGIHAYINK; this comes from the coding sequence ATGTCATACGATTTTGATAAAGAGTTTGATCGTCGTAACACTAATTCTGAGAAGTGGGATGTTTTGGAAAATGAACTTCCTATGTGGATAGCTGACATGGATTTTCAAACGGCACCAGAAATTATGGAGGCTATGAAAAAATCAATTGATGGCGGGATCTTTGGCTATCAATTCGTTCCGGACAGTTATTATGAAGCTGTAAAGAACTGGTTTGAACTGGAGCACAATTTTAAACCGGAGACTGACTGGATGGTCTTCAGTACTGGAGTTATGCCATCTATTTCAGCAATAATCCGTCATCTGACAGATGTTGGTGATAATATTCTGTTGCAAGAGCCTAATTATAATTCATTTTATAAGGCAATTGAGAGTAATGGACGTAATGTCACTAACAGTGAACTTACATATAAAAACGATGCTTATCAGATTGATTGGGAAGATCTTAAAAATAAGCTATCTGACCCACAAACTACAGTTATGATCGTTTGCAATCCACATAATCCGACAGGACATATTTGGGATGCAAAGACATTGAGCCGTATTGGTCAATTGGCTAAGGACAATGATGTCTTGATTATTTCTGATGAGATCCATGGTGATCTATCAATGCCAAATAACTCATACATTCCATTTGCTTCACTGGATGAGTCAATTATTGATAACAGTATTTCACTGGTATCACCTACTAAGACCTTCAATCTAGCGATGTTACATGCATCAACTTTGTTTGTACCAAATGAGAATCTACGTAACAAAGTTAGACGTGCTATCTCTATAGATGGACATAATGAACCAGGGATTTTGGCGATCGATGGAACAATTGCGGCCTATACTAAGGGACATGATTGGTTGAGTGAATTGAGACAATATATCAGTATTAATCGTCAACTATTGTCTGATTATGTTGCTAAAAACATTCCTGAATTGACTGTTCTAAAAAGCGATGCCACCTATCTAGCTTGGATCGACTGTACTAAAGTCACAGATGATTCAGCTGAACTAAACGAGTTTATTAGAAAAGAAACTGGCTTGTATCTTGCTGAAGGTACTAAGTATCGTGGTAATGGTAGTGAGTTTTTGCGTATGAACTTGGCTACTAATAAGTCACGGGTTCAAGATGGCTTGAATCGACTAGAGCGTGGTATTCACGCATATATCAATAAGTAA
- a CDS encoding amino acid permease, with protein MPSFFRKKDVINDLKNKDTVLERTLGSKDLIIMGVGVIVGSGIFITPGIIAANYAGPGVIFTYLFAALVCIGAAFCYSEFASTIPLAGSAYTYSYSVYGEVVAWIVGWSLVSEYLFAAASTAVSWSAYFRNLLAGFGITLPKALQSAANTSGNSQGRFDIIAFVIVLLATVLLLQGLTESVKINAIMVYVKIFVILLFVVVAAFFVKPKNYSPFLPFGWSGIGKGASVAFYAFLGFDVVSTASEEVKNPKRNMPIGIIASLLIVAVLYSLVSFVLVGAVNYKQLNVADPVAHALNILNQNWASGIISLGAVMGMTTVLLVIMYGGTRLIYSFSRDGLLPKGFKSVNKNSIPANSTVLVGLAAAIAAAVLPIEKITELVNIGTLLAFASTSIGVIFLRHGKNTRDLKPAFKVPLYPIFPLISFFACIYLMTQLQPFTWHMYGIWTGIGLVIYFGYGYGHSLINKKKANSKRI; from the coding sequence ATGCCGTCATTTTTCAGAAAAAAAGACGTTATAAATGACCTTAAAAATAAGGATACTGTCCTGGAGCGAACGCTAGGCTCAAAAGATCTGATCATTATGGGAGTCGGTGTTATCGTCGGTTCCGGTATTTTCATCACCCCAGGTATTATTGCCGCAAATTATGCTGGACCTGGTGTTATTTTCACATACCTCTTCGCAGCACTAGTTTGTATTGGCGCAGCATTTTGTTACTCCGAGTTTGCTTCAACTATTCCCTTAGCAGGTAGTGCTTACACATACTCTTATTCAGTTTATGGCGAAGTAGTTGCTTGGATAGTTGGCTGGTCGTTAGTATCTGAGTACCTCTTTGCGGCCGCATCAACGGCTGTCAGCTGGTCAGCATACTTTCGTAACCTATTAGCTGGATTTGGCATAACTCTCCCCAAAGCCTTACAATCGGCCGCTAACACAAGTGGTAATTCACAAGGAAGATTCGACATTATTGCCTTTGTGATCGTCTTGTTAGCGACAGTATTACTACTTCAAGGATTGACTGAATCAGTCAAGATCAATGCCATCATGGTCTACGTTAAGATATTTGTCATCTTATTATTCGTAGTCGTTGCCGCATTCTTCGTTAAACCCAAAAACTACAGTCCATTTCTACCATTTGGCTGGAGTGGTATCGGTAAAGGAGCATCAGTGGCATTTTATGCTTTCTTAGGCTTTGACGTCGTTTCAACTGCTAGTGAGGAAGTCAAGAATCCCAAAAGGAACATGCCGATTGGAATTATTGCCTCATTATTGATAGTCGCAGTTTTGTACAGTCTAGTATCCTTTGTCCTAGTTGGAGCGGTCAATTATAAGCAACTAAACGTTGCCGATCCAGTGGCACATGCACTAAATATCCTCAATCAAAATTGGGCATCAGGAATTATTTCACTTGGTGCCGTTATGGGAATGACGACTGTCCTTTTAGTAATCATGTATGGTGGTACTCGTTTGATCTACTCATTCAGTCGTGATGGCTTATTACCTAAGGGGTTCAAGTCCGTCAATAAGAATAGTATTCCTGCAAATAGCACAGTCTTGGTAGGATTAGCTGCAGCAATCGCAGCGGCTGTTTTACCAATTGAAAAAATAACTGAATTGGTCAATATCGGAACATTACTAGCCTTTGCCTCGACCTCGATCGGTGTCATTTTTCTTCGTCATGGTAAGAACACACGCGACTTGAAACCGGCGTTTAAAGTACCGCTATATCCAATCTTTCCACTGATTTCATTCTTTGCCTGCATCTATTTGATGACACAATTACAACCATTCACTTGGCATATGTACGGTATTTGGACTGGAATCGGTCTAGTGATTTACTTCGGTTATGGATATGGTCACAGTTTGATCAACAAGAAAAAAGCTAATTCAAAACGTATTTAG
- a CDS encoding Fic family protein produces the protein MILKEFNYSDLNEFIFNDEIVNKLNQIYELRGKLFNVQINFQSVLDHLVDIAKVQSTDASNRIEGIYTSDTRLKQLVEDKTQPHNRSEAEISGYRDVLTLIHDNFQYIPISKNSILALHKRLFNYTDSTWGGHFKDSDNQIITEYSDGKKEIRFMPPPSHLTPGLIENLCDEYNHAVKEKKIPALILTGIFIFDFVSVHPFNDGNGRMSRLLLLLTMYKSDFDVGKYISIEQLIEKTKENYYSSLKASSIDWFDNKNDYKPFINYFLSIVLQAYRNLYERIDTLEDQPVSASDLVLKYLQSELRPLSKRDLIELIPQYSEITIKRALSELREQSIIKIIGKGRASKYVLN, from the coding sequence ATGATCTTGAAAGAATTCAATTACTCCGACCTAAATGAATTTATTTTTAACGATGAAATAGTGAATAAGTTAAATCAAATATATGAATTACGTGGAAAATTATTCAATGTTCAAATTAACTTTCAATCGGTATTAGACCATTTAGTCGATATTGCTAAAGTTCAAAGTACAGATGCTTCGAATAGAATTGAAGGAATATATACCAGTGATACTAGACTTAAGCAATTGGTGGAAGATAAAACGCAACCTCATAATAGAAGTGAGGCTGAGATTTCTGGGTATCGAGATGTGTTAACTTTGATTCATGATAATTTCCAATATATTCCTATTAGTAAGAATTCAATATTGGCTTTACATAAGAGATTATTTAATTACACAGATAGTACTTGGGGTGGTCATTTTAAAGATTCTGACAATCAGATTATTACAGAGTACTCTGATGGTAAAAAGGAGATACGCTTTATGCCACCGCCATCTCATTTAACGCCAGGATTAATTGAGAACCTATGTGATGAATATAATCACGCAGTGAAAGAAAAAAAAATTCCAGCATTAATATTGACTGGAATTTTTATCTTTGACTTTGTTTCCGTTCATCCCTTTAACGATGGTAATGGGCGAATGTCTCGGTTGTTGTTACTTTTGACAATGTACAAAAGTGATTTTGATGTTGGTAAATATATTAGTATTGAGCAGCTGATAGAGAAGACAAAAGAGAATTATTACTCATCTCTTAAAGCTAGTTCAATAGATTGGTTTGATAACAAAAATGATTATAAGCCGTTCATTAATTACTTCTTAAGCATTGTTTTACAAGCATATCGTAACTTATATGAAAGAATAGATACTTTAGAAGATCAGCCTGTTTCAGCATCTGACTTAGTTTTAAAATATTTACAAAGTGAATTGAGACCATTGTCAAAACGTGACTTAATTGAATTGATTCCTCAATATAGTGAAATCACCATCAAACGTGCTTTATCTGAATTAAGGGAACAATCTATTATTAAAATCATTGGTAAAGGAAGAGCTTCTAAATACGTTTTGAATTAG